A part of Prolixibacteraceae bacterium genomic DNA contains:
- a CDS encoding MBL fold metallo-hydrolase: MGIGKLNQTNTIETILIGTGGGYGESIILNLGNDTWVVIDSCKNPNTKKSLPLEYLEERGVNLEEDVKLIICTHWHEDHIRGLSDLYEKCESAILSFAHASDRTKFLQLVGLDHNKTKNEETACSTEELNACLKILASRKGTMRKASEDRVLLSNNSNGINFKVISLSPSDYIMSEFDEEISTLITDYGVNNRKIINHTPNDKSVAILVKINDQRIILGSDLEVNADKRKGWKCIINNSQTLDGKSNVFKIPHHGSDTGYNKEVWDVLMDENTVIKLSPYSKNKKLPKSDMINTFLGHSDRLYITSIPTLSKAKPKKRHRSIAKAIDKFNPTLIEVKFNKGVVRCVCDLEIGEWNVETIESATKISHDNVSQF, encoded by the coding sequence TTGGGAATAGGTAAATTGAATCAAACTAACACAATAGAAACCATCCTAATTGGAACTGGTGGAGGATATGGCGAAAGTATTATTTTAAATCTAGGAAATGACACCTGGGTTGTAATAGATTCTTGTAAAAATCCTAATACAAAGAAATCATTACCACTAGAGTATCTTGAAGAACGTGGTGTTAATCTAGAGGAAGATGTCAAACTAATTATATGTACACATTGGCATGAAGACCATATTCGTGGATTATCAGATTTATATGAAAAATGTGAAAGTGCTATTTTATCCTTTGCCCATGCGAGTGATAGAACAAAATTCTTACAACTGGTTGGGTTAGATCACAATAAAACAAAGAATGAAGAGACTGCTTGTTCTACAGAAGAACTAAATGCATGTCTTAAAATACTGGCTTCAAGAAAAGGAACTATGAGGAAGGCTTCAGAAGACAGAGTTTTGCTTTCCAATAATAGTAATGGTATCAATTTTAAGGTAATTTCATTATCACCATCCGATTATATAATGAGCGAATTTGATGAGGAAATATCTACACTAATCACGGATTATGGAGTGAATAATAGAAAAATTATTAATCATACACCAAACGATAAGAGTGTTGCTATACTTGTTAAAATTAATGACCAAAGAATAATTCTTGGATCAGACTTAGAAGTCAATGCAGATAAACGTAAGGGTTGGAAGTGTATTATTAATAATAGCCAAACCCTTGATGGAAAATCAAATGTTTTCAAAATTCCACATCACGGTTCTGACACAGGTTATAATAAAGAAGTTTGGGATGTTTTAATGGATGAAAACACTGTTATTAAGTTAAGTCCTTATAGTAAGAACAAGAAACTTCCTAAAAGCGATATGATTAATACTTTTCTAGGGCATTCTGACAGACTTTATATTACTTCTATTCCAACTTTATCCAAAGCTAAACCCAAAAAGAGGCATAGAAGTATTGCAAAGGCTATTGATAAATTTAATCCAACATTAATAGAAGTAAAATTTAATAAAGGTGTAGTTAGATGTGTTTGTGATTTAGAAATTGGTGAATGGAATGTTGAAACAATTGAGAGTGCAACAAAGATTAGCCATGATAATGTAAGTCAATTTTAA
- a CDS encoding metal-dependent hydrolase, producing MDILTHTLSGIAVGTVAASFSNNSFKKKLLIVVFAAFAGALPDVDAISLWSHFDGILGKLFHLSHSGRDIYSAKFWYSHHAFMHSFMAAILFGGIVVILKYLWTSQGRNLRLKSLVDAFRKDIVLFVAFVSAYTLHLLEDMVTPAASWGGVNFFFPMASYTGGTGDIWWWNNYDVFLIVVGVILFNIVVLVSQRFVRFSAYKFTLTLFTLGFALALFQIHSRDIDYAYSGHCNNYQELEAYSKAQQKEILGDKTFRFMVWFDGKLKVYF from the coding sequence ATGGATATCCTTACACATACCCTCTCAGGCATTGCCGTAGGAACGGTTGCAGCTTCGTTTTCTAATAACTCTTTTAAAAAGAAGTTACTTATAGTGGTTTTTGCTGCTTTTGCGGGGGCACTTCCCGATGTGGATGCCATCAGCTTATGGTCGCATTTTGATGGTATATTGGGCAAGCTCTTTCATCTATCCCATTCGGGAAGAGATATATATTCTGCCAAATTTTGGTACTCCCACCATGCTTTTATGCATAGCTTCATGGCTGCCATTTTGTTCGGAGGTATAGTCGTAATATTAAAATATCTGTGGACTTCACAGGGTAGAAATTTAAGGCTAAAGAGTTTAGTCGATGCTTTTCGTAAGGACATCGTATTGTTTGTTGCTTTTGTCTCTGCTTATACACTCCATCTGTTAGAGGATATGGTCACTCCAGCAGCCTCTTGGGGAGGAGTGAACTTCTTTTTTCCAATGGCTTCTTACACGGGTGGTACTGGAGATATTTGGTGGTGGAATAACTACGATGTCTTTCTGATTGTGGTAGGGGTTATCCTATTTAATATCGTGGTATTGGTGAGCCAACGTTTTGTGAGATTCTCTGCCTATAAGTTCACCTTGACTCTATTTACTCTGGGGTTTGCTTTGGCACTGTTTCAGATACACTCCCGAGATATTGATTATGCCTATTCTGGACACTGTAATAACTACCAAGAGCTGGAAGCCTATTCCAAAGCCCAACAGAAGGAGATATTGGGAGATAAAACCTTTCGGTTCATGGTGTGGTTTGATGGCAAATTGAAAGTCTATTTTTAG